A single genomic interval of Chloracidobacterium validum harbors:
- a CDS encoding restriction endonuclease subunit R, whose product MLKLPLELAVHPEWRVSLAEAIARLRQLENEAELEQQQTGEVIRPVVMLIQAERKAADKETFTPERVKQHLIEDFNVPPDRIAIATGAFDELTGKRLDDPDYPQFIITVDKLREGWDCPNAYVLFSFRNTTSATAVEQVLGRVLRMPRVTRKRREALNRSYAYVVSSELAATVQGLRDGLVQSGFERLETRDLICPAADVSITPGLFAPQDDLVIPLPEMENAVVVPDEAELSALPKALRDKVDVSPESGTLTVKGGATPQQIQQLARTFRDEEVAKQVREWLDTALAAQSAPPARVPSLAEQGHKVHVPLLSYTQDARRGFFDVFDETPLLDAGWEITDFDPKLTESEFTRDVEAMRRATLSISQLEKIECDVYDRLDSQLALFGREEGWTLNDLIYWLDRNLYFPYSERDQKVAWIVAALNHLIEARGFTLDELAYRKFRLRGALQRKMAAGLVLAKQRVFDGLFNNEEKFALRDEHSITLEQGRYAYDYPYTGLMPLKRHFFPVIGNLKSSGEEFECAEFIANHLEGVSWWVRNVERKPTSFWLQTATDRFYPDFIVQMKDGPLLAVEYKGAYIASSHNSQEKRRIGELWARRSEGRCRFVWVENRAWHLIRKALDSTSWMRSDPDKSL is encoded by the coding sequence ATGCTCAAGCTGCCGCTGGAGTTAGCCGTCCACCCGGAGTGGCGGGTTTCGCTGGCCGAAGCGATTGCCCGCTTACGCCAACTAGAAAATGAGGCAGAACTGGAGCAACAGCAGACTGGCGAGGTCATCCGCCCGGTGGTGATGCTGATCCAGGCCGAGCGCAAGGCCGCAGACAAAGAGACCTTCACGCCGGAGCGGGTCAAGCAGCATCTGATCGAGGACTTCAACGTCCCGCCCGATCGGATTGCCATTGCCACAGGTGCCTTTGACGAACTGACCGGCAAGCGGCTGGATGATCCAGACTATCCGCAGTTCATCATCACCGTGGACAAGCTGCGCGAGGGCTGGGACTGCCCCAATGCCTATGTGCTGTTTTCCTTCCGCAACACCACTTCGGCTACGGCGGTGGAGCAGGTGTTGGGACGGGTGCTGCGCATGCCGCGCGTCACGCGCAAACGGCGAGAGGCGCTCAACCGCAGCTATGCCTATGTGGTGTCGTCGGAGCTGGCGGCCACGGTGCAGGGACTGCGCGACGGGCTGGTGCAAAGCGGCTTCGAGCGGTTGGAGACCCGGGACCTCATCTGCCCGGCGGCGGATGTCTCCATCACGCCAGGCCTGTTTGCGCCGCAGGACGATCTGGTGATCCCGCTGCCGGAGATGGAGAATGCGGTGGTGGTGCCGGATGAGGCGGAGCTGTCCGCGCTACCCAAGGCGCTGCGCGACAAGGTGGATGTGTCGCCCGAAAGCGGCACGCTGACGGTCAAAGGCGGGGCGACGCCACAGCAGATTCAGCAACTGGCGCGGACCTTCCGGGATGAGGAAGTTGCCAAGCAGGTGCGCGAATGGCTGGACACGGCACTGGCCGCGCAAAGCGCGCCGCCCGCGCGGGTGCCCAGCTTGGCGGAGCAGGGTCACAAAGTGCACGTGCCCCTCTTGAGCTACACCCAGGACGCTCGGCGCGGCTTTTTCGATGTGTTCGACGAAACACCGCTGCTGGATGCCGGTTGGGAGATCACCGACTTCGACCCGAAGCTAACCGAGAGCGAGTTTACCCGCGACGTGGAGGCCATGCGCCGGGCAACGCTTTCGATCTCGCAACTGGAAAAAATCGAGTGCGACGTGTACGACCGGCTCGACAGCCAGTTGGCGCTGTTTGGCCGGGAAGAGGGCTGGACGCTCAACGATTTGATCTACTGGCTGGACCGCAACCTGTACTTTCCTTATTCGGAACGAGACCAAAAGGTGGCCTGGATCGTAGCGGCGCTGAACCACTTGATCGAGGCGCGGGGCTTCACGCTGGACGAGTTGGCCTACCGCAAGTTCCGTCTGCGTGGGGCGCTGCAGCGCAAGATGGCGGCGGGCCTAGTGCTGGCCAAGCAGCGGGTGTTCGATGGGCTGTTTAACAACGAGGAGAAGTTCGCGCTGCGCGATGAACACAGCATCACGCTGGAGCAGGGGCGCTATGCCTATGACTACCCGTACACCGGACTGATGCCGCTCAAGCGCCACTTCTTCCCGGTGATTGGTAACTTGAAGAGCAGCGGCGAGGAGTTCGAGTGCGCCGAGTTCATCGCCAACCATCTCGAGGGCGTGTCTTGGTGGGTACGCAACGTCGAGCGCAAGCCGACGTCGTTCTGGCTGCAAACCGCCACCGACCGTTTCTATCCTGATTTCATCGTGCAAATGAAAGATGGCCCGCTGCTGGCCGTCGAGTACAAGGGTGCGTACATCGCCAGCAGTCACAACAGCCAAGAGAAGAGGCGCATCGGCGAGTTGTGGGCGCGGCGCAGCGAGGGGCGCTGCCGCTTTGTCTGGGTAGAAAATAGGGCGTGGCATCTCATCAGGAAGGCGTTGGACTCCACCTCATGGATGCGGTCCGATCCAGATAAGTCGTTGTAA
- a CDS encoding DEAD/DEAH box helicase family protein — translation MNELKNFQRDLLDAFAAYLERCRELRNPVAAFAESTCAHFGHALPYHPLPGAPQVPYVCLRVPTGGGKTRIAGQAIRRVNEAFLATEHALVLWLVPSDPIREQTLRALRTQGELLHQDMRALFGAAHVLDIAEALYLQPATLNTGNTFIVATMQSFKRDTAEGLRVYRQNGALMPHFEGVSPEQKGEHSLVDVIRLRRPFVIVDEAHNQGTPLAVDTLVRLNPACILELTATPDAPANPPMCCAASLPPRCRRRTCSSCRWS, via the coding sequence ATGAACGAACTGAAGAACTTTCAAAGAGACCTGCTCGACGCTTTTGCCGCGTATCTGGAGCGCTGCCGCGAGCTTAGGAACCCTGTCGCCGCCTTTGCAGAATCGACCTGTGCCCACTTCGGCCATGCCTTGCCGTACCACCCGCTGCCTGGGGCGCCCCAGGTGCCCTATGTCTGCTTGCGTGTGCCTACCGGCGGCGGCAAGACGCGCATTGCGGGGCAGGCCATCCGGCGGGTGAACGAGGCATTTCTGGCCACGGAACACGCGCTGGTGCTGTGGCTGGTGCCCTCCGACCCGATCCGCGAACAGACGCTGCGGGCACTCAGGACGCAAGGGGAACTGCTGCACCAGGACATGCGCGCTCTCTTCGGTGCGGCGCATGTGCTGGACATCGCCGAGGCGCTGTATCTGCAACCGGCCACGCTCAACACAGGCAACACCTTCATCGTGGCCACCATGCAGAGCTTCAAGCGCGACACGGCCGAGGGCTTGCGTGTCTATCGCCAAAACGGTGCGCTGATGCCACACTTCGAAGGCGTTTCGCCTGAGCAGAAAGGCGAGCACTCGCTGGTGGATGTGATCCGCCTGCGCCGCCCCTTCGTCATCGTGGACGAGGCGCACAACCAGGGGACGCCGTTGGCGGTGGACACGCTGGTGCGCCTAAACCCGGCCTGCATTCTGGAGCTGACGGCCACGCCGGACGCGCCAGCCAACCCTCCAATGTGCTGCGCAGCGTCTCTGCCGCCACGTTGCAGGCGGAGGACATGCTCAAGCTGCCGCTGGAGTTAG
- a CDS encoding zeta toxin family protein, with product MIIIAGPNGAGKTTCAREFLPNEAACPVFINAALIAAGLAPFAPERAAVQAGRLMLEAMERHFAAGESFAFETTLSGRGYLKWIKRWQAADYTVELIFLKLNTPEEALARVAQRVKQGGHDIAPETIRRRFKAGLENLQRYYAAVVDF from the coding sequence GTGATCATCATCGCCGGACCAAATGGCGCCGGGAAGACGACCTGCGCGCGCGAGTTCCTGCCCAACGAGGCTGCCTGTCCGGTCTTCATCAATGCCGCTCTCATTGCCGCCGGTCTTGCCCCATTTGCCCCGGAACGCGCTGCTGTGCAGGCAGGGCGTTTGATGTTAGAGGCAATGGAGCGCCATTTTGCCGCAGGTGAAAGTTTTGCTTTTGAGACCACACTATCTGGGCGTGGATACCTGAAATGGATCAAGCGCTGGCAGGCGGCAGACTATACCGTAGAGCTGATCTTTCTAAAGCTCAACACACCTGAAGAAGCCCTGGCGCGCGTGGCCCAGCGAGTCAAACAAGGCGGCCATGACATTGCGCCCGAGACCATCCGACGCCGCTTCAAGGCAGGATTGGAGAACTTGCAGCGCTATTATGCGGCTGTCGTGGATTTTTAG
- a CDS encoding DNA methyltransferase, translating to MRQAKAFLRDVFNTADLFDTPKPVELIERILQMMNDPTALVLDSYAGSGTTGHGVLKQKPKTAATAASSLSRWTGTSPATSRAIV from the coding sequence ATGCGGCAGGCCAAGGCATTCCTGCGCGACGTGTTCAACACCGCCGACCTGTTCGACACGCCCAAGCCCGTCGAGCTGATTGAACGCATTCTTCAAATGATGAACGATCCCACGGCGCTGGTGCTGGACAGCTACGCAGGCTCTGGCACCACCGGGCATGGGGTGCTCAAGCAAAAGCCGAAGACGGCGGCCACCGCCGCTTCATCCTTGTCGAGATGGACGGGAACATCGCCCGCGACGTCACGCGCAATCGTGTGA
- a CDS encoding site-specific DNA-methyltransferase, with translation MPTLNWIGKEAVVKHHKEVPFRLLEPVPGLSGGDSGSGNLIVQGDNLHALKSLLPRYAGQVKCIYIDPPYNTGNEGWVYNDNVNSPEIRKWLGEVVGKEGETLDRHDRWLCMMYPRLVLLKQFLRDDGAIFVSIDDNEVGNLRTLMDEVFGARNFITGFIWRKVDSPNDNKVPLTPDHEYVLAYARSKDRLKLAQMSAPGIVEAYGRVDEEGRRYRDRLLKKNGRNSLRRDRPTMYFPLTAPDGSEVHPTHDNGEEAVWAMGRAGIDRHKAAGTLIWKQRERPGQTVWEPYTREYAASEWLGLGLSAMGALHARVRARRPQAPLPKHLGRPADDAAGQGIPARRVQHRRPVRHAQARRAD, from the coding sequence ATGCCTACACTGAACTGGATAGGCAAGGAAGCCGTCGTCAAGCATCACAAGGAAGTCCCCTTCCGCCTGCTGGAGCCGGTGCCCGGGCTGTCCGGTGGCGACAGTGGGAGCGGCAACCTCATCGTGCAGGGTGACAACCTGCATGCGCTCAAGTCCCTGCTGCCCCGCTATGCGGGACAGGTGAAGTGCATCTACATCGATCCGCCCTACAACACCGGCAACGAGGGCTGGGTTTACAACGACAACGTCAACAGCCCGGAGATCCGCAAGTGGCTGGGCGAGGTGGTGGGCAAGGAAGGCGAGACACTGGATAGGCACGACCGCTGGCTGTGCATGATGTATCCGCGGCTCGTGCTGCTGAAGCAGTTCCTACGCGACGACGGCGCGATCTTCGTGTCCATTGATGACAACGAGGTCGGCAACCTTCGGACTCTGATGGACGAAGTCTTTGGTGCTCGCAACTTCATCACTGGCTTCATTTGGCGTAAGGTCGATAGCCCGAACGACAACAAAGTCCCGCTTACGCCAGACCATGAATACGTGCTGGCCTACGCCCGCAGCAAGGATCGCCTGAAGCTCGCGCAGATGTCCGCGCCGGGCATTGTCGAGGCCTACGGTCGGGTCGATGAGGAAGGGCGCCGCTACCGCGACCGACTGCTCAAGAAGAATGGGCGAAACAGTCTGCGGCGAGATCGCCCGACGATGTACTTCCCTCTGACCGCGCCCGATGGCAGCGAGGTCCACCCAACCCATGACAACGGAGAGGAGGCTGTCTGGGCAATGGGTCGAGCCGGAATTGATCGCCACAAGGCAGCCGGCACCCTGATCTGGAAGCAGCGCGAACGCCCGGGGCAGACGGTATGGGAGCCCTACACGCGCGAGTACGCGGCATCAGAATGGCTTGGGTTGGGTTTGAGCGCAATGGGAGCCCTACACGCGCGAGTACGCGCCAGAAGACCCCAAGCGCCCTTACCCAAGCATCTGGGCCGACCTGCCGACGATGCGGCAGGCCAAGGCATTCCTGCGCGACGTGTTCAACACCGCCGACCTGTTCGACACGCCCAAGCCCGTCGAGCTGATTGA
- a CDS encoding TatD family hydrolase — MFVDSHCHVDFPSYAEDRAEVLNRARAAGVEMMLEICGGDIGRGSLDIGMGIVDREPDVYGAVGVHPHDAADYGPPLEAKLLDLMTHPKVIAWGEIGLDYYYDRSPRPMQRQVFTRQMTLARERNLPIILHIRDADDDMVAMLRDYWVGVERPGIFHCFSGSWKLMEAGVALGFHISFSGNVTFKKNHELRAIARAVPRDRLLIETDCPFLSPEPFRGKRNEPVRVIEVARQLAQLHEMDLADLGRLTTANFYRLFRFETPVSPVATSGTA, encoded by the coding sequence ATGTTCGTTGATTCGCACTGTCACGTAGATTTTCCCAGTTACGCCGAAGACCGGGCGGAAGTGCTCAACCGCGCGCGCGCGGCCGGCGTCGAAATGATGCTTGAAATTTGTGGTGGCGACATCGGGCGTGGGTCGCTGGACATCGGCATGGGAATCGTTGACCGGGAACCCGACGTGTACGGCGCGGTTGGCGTACACCCACACGACGCTGCCGATTATGGACCACCGCTGGAAGCCAAGCTGCTCGACCTGATGACGCACCCAAAGGTCATCGCCTGGGGTGAGATTGGACTGGATTACTACTACGACCGCTCGCCACGTCCGATGCAGCGCCAGGTGTTCACGCGGCAGATGACACTCGCCCGCGAACGCAACCTGCCGATCATTCTTCACATCCGTGACGCCGATGACGATATGGTCGCCATGCTGCGTGACTACTGGGTCGGCGTCGAGCGGCCGGGCATTTTTCACTGCTTCAGCGGTTCTTGGAAGCTGATGGAAGCCGGCGTCGCGCTGGGCTTCCACATCTCGTTTTCGGGCAACGTGACCTTCAAGAAAAACCACGAACTCCGTGCCATTGCCCGCGCCGTTCCGCGTGACCGTCTGCTCATTGAAACCGATTGCCCGTTTTTGTCGCCAGAACCCTTTCGGGGCAAACGCAACGAACCGGTGCGCGTCATCGAAGTCGCCCGGCAGTTGGCGCAGCTTCACGAAATGGACCTTGCCGACCTCGGCCGCCTGACAACGGCAAACTTTTACCGCCTCTTTCGCTTTGAAACACCTGTCTCGCCGGTGGCGACCAGTGGGACGGCATGA
- a CDS encoding RNA polymerase sigma factor has protein sequence MCQLTTEDTLFSVAFTPSPATVLTSSSLDEIPHLTHEFGLEPGIPGLDEGFDSEDALPETLPPATEAEPAVVASSETFEALYRQHYRRVYAICLRMTGNPNDAEDLAHEVFMQVLRKLDSFRGEAAFTTWLHRIAVNQVLMHFRKKSNRVESVTEEGEMPEDVTPVMIRQSQTPLVDKLALLSAVKKLPRGYRTVFILHDLKGYEHEEIGGLLGISAGTSKSQLHKARARMQELLTGARAA, from the coding sequence ATGTGCCAGTTGACTACTGAAGACACTTTATTCTCAGTCGCTTTTACCCCTTCACCCGCTACCGTTCTGACTTCATCAAGCCTGGATGAAATTCCACATCTAACCCACGAGTTCGGTCTCGAACCGGGCATTCCCGGATTGGATGAAGGGTTCGATTCTGAAGATGCTCTGCCGGAGACGTTGCCACCGGCTACGGAAGCCGAACCGGCGGTTGTGGCTTCGTCCGAAACCTTTGAGGCGCTCTACCGCCAGCACTATCGGCGCGTGTACGCCATCTGTCTGCGGATGACCGGCAACCCAAATGACGCCGAAGACCTTGCGCATGAGGTGTTCATGCAAGTTCTCCGCAAACTCGACAGCTTCCGGGGCGAGGCTGCATTCACGACTTGGCTTCACCGCATTGCCGTCAATCAGGTGCTCATGCACTTCCGCAAAAAATCGAATCGCGTTGAGAGTGTCACCGAAGAAGGCGAGATGCCCGAAGATGTGACACCGGTCATGATTCGCCAGTCGCAGACGCCACTGGTGGATAAGCTGGCGCTGCTCTCCGCCGTGAAAAAGTTGCCACGCGGTTACCGAACGGTCTTTATCCTGCACGACCTCAAGGGTTATGAGCATGAGGAAATCGGTGGCTTGCTCGGTATCAGCGCCGGAACGTCCAAGTCGCAACTGCACAAGGCACGCGCCCGGATGCAAGAACTACTCACCGGAGCGCGGGCGGCCTGA
- a CDS encoding M14 family zinc carboxypeptidase produces the protein MKPLKTPLVALFCLIFLLMPLPPSFAQLPPAPVTSAVDFDFRQFGPHSPDFVSPWTTFGYDIGDFHTNYANFERVVRDYAAKSDRLRVFERGRTSEHRTLYTLVVSAPKNIARLDAIKANAAKLADPRQLSDAAAESLTQDLPIIVWLAYSIHGNESAGFEAMIQVLYDLVASQNPMIRDLLDQVVVVINPCQNPDGHERFVTWYNAVGIGRPEPFAIEHREPWSIYGRLNHYLFDLNRDLLVASQVESQSAMQAFLEWHPQVCADHHGQTVNYFFPPAALPINPNLDRGQSDKWLDIFGRGNAAAFDRYGWQYYVRDVFDLFYPGYWDSWSSLNGATGMTYETDGGGWKGLNWRRDDETILTLRDGIARHVTASFATLQTAAANRVARLRDYRAFFVQSIAEGKQGPLQCVVFPPEGDPTRRKRLVQTLLYHGVEVQTATAAFTLKAVHDYAGRVQPTRDFPPGTLIVSLDQPRGRLAKSLLEPDTKQDRAFIERQLEKVRRNANRGANAPKEETEFYDITAWSLPLALDVPAYWSGSRPAVSATPVASVVVSPPQSPAPAKTAYVFAYDSDAAAKLALQLLQEGYRLATAVRPLRAGERTYPRGSFVLRVERNPETLHTRLAALAAACGVEVQAVNSAYTDTGITGVGSEGIYTLRPPRVAVIAQEGVSQTSYGALWFMLANDIGMEFTPITVDTFLDLRLGEFNVLILPDGSPGAYRRAFGKEGLERLKLWCQEGGTLICLGGAAAFASHKETDLTSARLIDADDEAGKDGQTASAGEKTPDKKTSDTGSTDEPTGAAARYGEPSRKKSSPKDEKKSAEVGSGAEQAPTDTALSAAPLPLPGAIFRAVVNREHFLTFSHEQAEMPVLLSQRFFRPSKTGTNVLTIENPIPLAGFIWKGNTERFVRNTAPVIEEQLGAGHVILFADDPHYRAIWQAQRRIFLNGLIFGPTITFSTGLR, from the coding sequence ATGAAACCTCTGAAAACCCCCTTGGTTGCTCTGTTCTGCCTAATTTTTTTGCTCATGCCGCTGCCGCCTTCCTTTGCCCAGTTGCCTCCCGCGCCGGTGACATCCGCCGTGGATTTTGATTTCCGGCAGTTTGGCCCCCATTCGCCGGACTTTGTTTCGCCCTGGACGACCTTTGGTTATGACATCGGGGACTTTCACACGAACTATGCGAACTTCGAGCGGGTCGTGCGCGATTACGCCGCCAAGTCTGACCGTCTTCGGGTCTTTGAACGGGGGCGCACGTCCGAGCACCGGACGCTTTACACCCTGGTTGTCAGCGCGCCAAAAAACATTGCGCGCCTGGATGCCATCAAAGCCAACGCCGCCAAGCTCGCCGACCCGCGCCAGCTCTCGGACGCCGCGGCTGAGTCGCTCACTCAGGACCTACCGATTATCGTCTGGCTCGCCTACAGCATTCACGGGAATGAATCGGCCGGGTTTGAAGCCATGATCCAGGTGCTCTATGACTTGGTTGCCAGCCAGAACCCGATGATTCGTGACCTGCTCGACCAAGTCGTGGTGGTCATCAATCCCTGCCAAAACCCGGATGGGCATGAGCGGTTTGTCACTTGGTACAATGCCGTGGGCATCGGTCGCCCAGAACCGTTTGCCATCGAGCACCGCGAGCCGTGGAGCATCTATGGTCGGTTGAATCACTATTTGTTCGACCTCAATCGGGACTTGCTCGTGGCGTCGCAGGTCGAATCACAGTCGGCAATGCAGGCTTTTCTGGAGTGGCATCCGCAGGTGTGCGCCGACCACCATGGGCAGACGGTCAACTACTTCTTCCCACCGGCGGCATTGCCCATCAACCCGAACCTCGACCGGGGGCAATCCGACAAGTGGCTGGATATTTTCGGCCGCGGCAATGCGGCGGCATTTGACCGCTATGGGTGGCAATACTACGTCCGGGACGTGTTTGACCTGTTTTATCCCGGCTACTGGGATAGCTGGTCGTCGCTCAACGGCGCAACCGGCATGACCTATGAAACCGATGGCGGCGGCTGGAAGGGACTCAACTGGCGGCGGGACGACGAAACCATCCTGACGTTGCGGGATGGGATTGCCCGGCATGTGACGGCATCGTTTGCCACGCTACAGACGGCGGCCGCCAATCGCGTGGCGCGGTTGCGCGACTACCGGGCGTTTTTCGTCCAATCCATCGCCGAGGGGAAGCAAGGCCCATTGCAGTGCGTGGTATTCCCGCCGGAGGGCGACCCGACGCGCCGCAAGCGGCTGGTCCAAACCCTGCTATACCACGGCGTGGAAGTACAAACGGCCACGGCGGCTTTCACGCTGAAAGCCGTTCATGACTACGCCGGGCGCGTACAGCCAACGCGGGACTTTCCGCCTGGAACGCTCATCGTGTCGCTCGACCAGCCACGCGGACGACTGGCGAAGTCACTGCTTGAACCCGACACGAAGCAAGATCGAGCGTTTATCGAGCGTCAACTGGAAAAAGTCCGCCGCAATGCGAACCGTGGCGCAAACGCGCCCAAGGAAGAAACCGAGTTTTACGACATTACGGCCTGGTCGCTCCCGTTGGCGCTGGATGTTCCGGCCTACTGGTCCGGCAGCCGTCCAGCCGTGAGCGCCACCCCGGTGGCATCGGTTGTGGTCTCACCACCCCAGTCGCCGGCGCCGGCCAAAACCGCCTATGTGTTTGCTTATGACTCCGATGCCGCCGCCAAGCTGGCGCTTCAGCTTTTGCAGGAAGGGTATCGGCTGGCAACGGCCGTTCGTCCCCTGCGGGCCGGCGAGCGCACGTATCCGCGGGGCAGCTTTGTTTTGCGCGTTGAGCGAAACCCTGAAACGCTGCACACGCGGCTGGCCGCGTTGGCGGCAGCCTGTGGCGTCGAAGTGCAAGCCGTCAATTCAGCCTACACCGACACCGGTATCACTGGCGTTGGTTCGGAGGGCATTTACACCCTGCGTCCACCCCGTGTGGCTGTCATTGCCCAGGAAGGCGTAAGCCAAACCTCATACGGGGCGCTGTGGTTCATGCTGGCCAATGACATCGGCATGGAGTTCACACCCATCACGGTGGACACCTTCCTGGACCTCCGTTTGGGCGAGTTCAACGTCCTCATTCTGCCGGATGGTTCGCCAGGAGCCTACCGCCGAGCCTTTGGCAAAGAGGGGCTTGAGCGGCTCAAACTCTGGTGTCAGGAAGGAGGGACACTGATTTGCTTGGGCGGCGCGGCCGCCTTCGCGTCCCACAAGGAGACCGATCTGACCAGCGCGCGCCTGATTGACGCGGATGACGAGGCCGGAAAAGACGGACAAACCGCGTCGGCCGGCGAAAAAACGCCAGATAAAAAAACGTCAGATACCGGCTCGACGGACGAACCTACCGGTGCAGCGGCACGCTACGGCGAACCGAGTCGCAAAAAGTCCAGCCCAAAAGATGAGAAAAAGTCTGCCGAGGTCGGTTCAGGCGCGGAGCAAGCGCCAACCGATACAGCCCTGTCGGCTGCGCCACTGCCGTTGCCAGGGGCTATTTTCCGAGCGGTCGTCAACCGGGAACACTTCCTCACCTTTAGTCATGAGCAAGCGGAGATGCCAGTCTTGCTCAGTCAGCGGTTCTTCCGTCCTTCCAAGACTGGCACAAACGTACTGACCATTGAAAATCCCATCCCGCTCGCCGGTTTTATTTGGAAAGGCAATACGGAGCGTTTTGTGCGCAACACCGCACCGGTCATCGAGGAACAGCTCGGCGCCGGCCATGTCATCTTGTTTGCGGACGATCCGCACTACCGCGCCATTTGGCAGGCGCAGCGCCGTATTTTTCTCAACGGGCTGATCTTTGGCCCAACGATTACGTTTAGCACGGGGCTGCGCTGA
- a CDS encoding outer membrane protein assembly factor BamD, producing the protein MLALATFVVASLACGSPKKKVTTEEIREGRDRELYAEGLRAMRKRRYEEGRLLLSTLIGSYDSSPLLPLAKLLIADSFYREGGSSSLAQADVEYREWLQFFPQHPLADDVLLKIAQIHVRQIGPANLDNSEARRAERELLRLTREYPQSKLQPQVQEYLKFTREQLGMHSLGVARLYFKQQKYVAVKGRCEGIIRSYPDFTYMDETLFLHGISLTQLEDTPEAAKSFARIVREYPNSEWRDKAAEYLERFGVEVPAPAEGAEVKQVVRKGFIKRKFEEIFGPTASVTKEGIILKKDDTIDPEVEELLVSLGVRTDVVTPESTVTSQGKQIQTYGQRADGQSPSTPPPAAQPTPAPKTVSEPTPKVSDPKKNKKSKAQPPR; encoded by the coding sequence ATGCTGGCGCTAGCGACATTCGTCGTTGCTTCGCTTGCCTGTGGAAGCCCAAAGAAGAAGGTGACAACAGAGGAAATCCGTGAGGGGCGTGACCGTGAGCTTTACGCCGAGGGGCTGCGGGCGATGCGCAAACGGCGCTACGAAGAAGGCCGCCTGCTGTTGAGCACCTTGATCGGCAGCTACGACAGTAGTCCACTGCTTCCGTTGGCCAAACTGCTGATTGCCGATTCTTTTTACCGTGAGGGTGGATCGTCCAGCCTCGCGCAAGCGGATGTTGAGTACCGTGAGTGGTTACAATTTTTTCCGCAGCATCCGCTCGCCGATGACGTCTTGCTCAAGATTGCACAGATTCACGTTCGCCAGATTGGGCCGGCCAACCTCGATAACTCGGAGGCCCGCCGCGCCGAGCGTGAGTTGTTACGCTTGACCCGCGAGTATCCGCAATCAAAGCTCCAGCCACAGGTGCAGGAGTATCTCAAGTTCACCCGCGAGCAGCTTGGCATGCACAGCCTGGGGGTGGCCCGTCTGTACTTCAAGCAGCAAAAATATGTCGCCGTGAAGGGACGCTGTGAAGGCATCATTCGGAGTTACCCGGATTTTACCTATATGGATGAAACCCTCTTCCTGCACGGCATTTCGCTGACGCAACTGGAAGACACGCCAGAAGCGGCGAAGTCCTTTGCCCGTATTGTCCGGGAATACCCCAATAGCGAATGGCGCGACAAGGCAGCGGAATACTTGGAACGGTTTGGCGTCGAAGTGCCGGCCCCGGCTGAGGGCGCGGAAGTCAAGCAGGTTGTCCGCAAAGGCTTTATCAAGCGCAAGTTTGAAGAGATTTTCGGACCGACGGCCAGCGTGACGAAAGAGGGCATCATCCTCAAGAAAGACGACACGATTGATCCAGAGGTCGAGGAGCTTTTGGTGAGCCTGGGCGTGCGGACCGATGTCGTAACGCCGGAATCCACAGTGACAAGCCAGGGCAAGCAAATTCAAACCTATGGTCAGCGCGCAGATGGTCAGTCACCGTCAACGCCCCCGCCGGCAGCCCAACCAACCCCGGCACCGAAAACTGTTTCTGAGCCGACACCAAAGGTGTCAGACCCCAAGAAAAACAAAAAATCAAAAGCTCAACCGCCTCGCTAA